A window of Coleofasciculaceae cyanobacterium genomic DNA:
CTAAATAAGTAGGGTCGAGATGTCCTACAGGGCTGACGCTAGTTGCAGCCAAAACTCGGGGATTGACGTTAGCTGGTCCAGGTCCCAATAATAGACGAGGAGGCATATCAAGCTGTTTAGTTTTAATCCGATAGCGATCGTTTATGCGGTTTCCCGTGCTGATTCCTGTAGTTGCAACCATATCTTGAACCTCTTAGTTGGTCATTTTTTACGCCGATCTATAAGCCTAGTTTACTTGATGAACTTCTCAGAGAATATTTTAGTTGATTACTAGTTACTCATTAGCGATCGCCAGCAATTGTTATTAAGAACAACGACATGAAATAATTAGGTCTGGCATAATAAGTCTAATCAGTTCGCGTTCGTGCCAACTAGCTATCTAATTAGTTACTTTAAAACTTGTAACTAACCATCCATAAAGTCTAGAGAATTTAAGTCAATGATCTCTGCCACCTTTAAAGTACCCAACCTCGACCTATTTAAAGTTAATCAACAATTGGAAAATGCAGAAGCGTCATCACTTGTTGAATGGAGTGCTGAAACCTTTGGTGACGGTTTGGTTATGAGTACCAGCTTTGGTATCCAGGCAGCAGTGATGCTACATTTAGTCACTAGAATTGCTCCTAAGACTCCTATAATCTGGGTCGATACTGGATATCTACCAGCCGAAACCTATAGGTTTGCCGAAAAGCTCACTACAAGGCTTGAGCTTAATCTGAAAGTTTATCAATCGCCGATGTCTCCTGCCCGCATGGAGGCATTATACGGTAAACTTTGGGAACAGAATGATGTGGAAGCTTTTAATCGCTACGATCAAATTCGTAAAGTAGAACCCATGCAGCGCGCACTAAAAGAGTTGCAGACTACTGCTTGGCTAGCTGGGCTACGTCGCGATCAAACCGAACATCGCCAAAATTTGCGTAGAATCGATCGCCAGAACGCTCTGTATAAGATTTATCCCATACTTGATTGGAATGCCAGAGATATTTATAAATATCTTACTGCTTACGATTTACCCTATCACCCATTCTTCGATCTAGGTTATGTCTCTGTGGGAGACTGGCATTCTAGTCGACCTCTGACAGCCGATGATAGTGATGCTAGAAATACTCGTTTTCGCGGTTTAAAGCAAGAGTGTGGCTTACATCTACCTCAAACTTCGGGAGAGGAAGAAAGCCTTAATTCTAGTAGTCTTTAAAGTGTTGTTCAGTTGAGTTGCTATAAGTCTTTAACTGAGCCAATGCCAATATAAAACTGTTGCTTATGGGGTGGCCGCGATCATAATCTTTTTATAAGGTGATGTTAAATCTCAGGCAAGAGTGGAATGTACAAAGGAATAACTATGGCTTCCGCAATTTTAGGGCAGATTCGGTATATTATTATGAGCTGAGTACTGTGAAAATAATTACCGTTAGTAGAGTAAGAGTATTTCTTGATCGATCGCGCGCCTACCTTGAAAATTGCCAATTATCCTGAATGACTTCTATCCAAGAACAACTAAAAGAATTAAATACAGTCGCCGTAAGTGCGATCGCCTCAACTAATAGCCTAGAAGACCTAGAACAGCTAAGAGTCAAATATCTGGGCAAAAAGGGTCAAGTATCTCAAATATTGCGGGGTATGGGCAAATTATCCCCAGAAGAGCGTCCTGCGGTTGGCTCTTTGGCTAATGTGGTTAAAGAAGAAGTTCAGACAAGCATTGAGCAGCGCAAACAAAGTTTACAACAGGCGCAGATTGCGGCACAGATTCAAGCTGAAAGCTTAGATGTTACTATGCCTGGAGTTTATCGTCCTTTGGGTCGAGTGCATCCTCTCAACGGCGTAGTAGATCGCGTTTTAGATATCTTTGTTGGTTTGGGTTATACCGTGGCAACGGGTCCTCAAATAGAGACAGATTACTATAATTTTGAAGCTCTTAACACGCCCCCCGATCATCCTGCTAGAGATATGCAGGATACGTTTTATTTACCAGGAGGAAATTTATTACGTACCCATACCTCCTCGGTACAAATTCGCTACATGGAAAATCATCAACCACCCATGAGAATTATTGCTCCTGGTCGAGTTTATCGTCGGGATACAGTGGATGCTACTCACTCAGCAGTGTTTCATCAGGTAGAAATATTAGCCATTGATAAAGGTATAAAATTTACCGACCTCAAAGGTACAATCAAAGAGTTTTTACAGCGGATGTTTGGTTCAGAGCTTCCCGTACAGTTTCGCACTAGTTATTTTCCTTTTACCGAACCTTCGGCAGAGGTAGACGTGCAGTGGCAAAACAAATGGCTAGAAGTTATGGGTTGCGGTATGGTTGACCCTAATGTACTTAAAGCCGTCGGTTACGATCCAGAAGTGTATACAGGCTTTGCAGCAGGCTTTGGCGTAGAAAGATTTGCGATGGTATTGCATCAGATTGATGATATTCGTCGTTTATATAATAGTGACCTACGTTTTCTACGTCAGTTTTAACTTGCATCGACCAATACTTCAAGGTTTTGCAGTCAAACAAGTGCGAGTTTCTAAACAGTTGTCAGGTCTTGGAACAGAAGATCGCTTTTGGCTGCCATAATAAAATCATTATGATGAAGTCCTTTGATGGCATGAGTCCACCAACTAACAGTTACTTTTCCCCATTCAGTAAGTAAAGCGGGGTGATGGCCTTCTGCTTCGGCTACATCTCCGACAAGATTAGTAAAAGCTAATGCGCTTTGGAAATCGCAAAACTGGTAAACTTTTTGCAAATGCAATTCACCATCTTCGCTAATAATGTTCCAGTCGGGTATTTGAGTTTTGTAAATATTGATTTCTTCTTCTGTAGCAGTCGGTAAATTTCCCGTGCAGGGGACACATTTTTGCTCTAATAATTCTGTCATTATTCTTGCTCCTTGGTTTTAGTTAAATGTTTCTATTTTACTGCGCTCTTCAATAAAAGGCTTTGTTGGGTTTCACGCTTTGTTCTAACCAACCTACCAAGTCTCTACCAAGTCTCTTATTACTTTTGAGAGATGATATAAAAGTTAATAGCTATTAGTTATTAGTCTTTACAA
This region includes:
- a CDS encoding 4a-hydroxytetrahydrobiopterin dehydratase, which encodes MTELLEQKCVPCTGNLPTATEEEINIYKTQIPDWNIISEDGELHLQKVYQFCDFQSALAFTNLVGDVAEAEGHHPALLTEWGKVTVSWWTHAIKGLHHNDFIMAAKSDLLFQDLTTV
- the cysH gene encoding phosphoadenosine phosphosulfate reductase; the protein is MISATFKVPNLDLFKVNQQLENAEASSLVEWSAETFGDGLVMSTSFGIQAAVMLHLVTRIAPKTPIIWVDTGYLPAETYRFAEKLTTRLELNLKVYQSPMSPARMEALYGKLWEQNDVEAFNRYDQIRKVEPMQRALKELQTTAWLAGLRRDQTEHRQNLRRIDRQNALYKIYPILDWNARDIYKYLTAYDLPYHPFFDLGYVSVGDWHSSRPLTADDSDARNTRFRGLKQECGLHLPQTSGEEESLNSSSL
- the pheS gene encoding phenylalanine--tRNA ligase subunit alpha; translation: MTSIQEQLKELNTVAVSAIASTNSLEDLEQLRVKYLGKKGQVSQILRGMGKLSPEERPAVGSLANVVKEEVQTSIEQRKQSLQQAQIAAQIQAESLDVTMPGVYRPLGRVHPLNGVVDRVLDIFVGLGYTVATGPQIETDYYNFEALNTPPDHPARDMQDTFYLPGGNLLRTHTSSVQIRYMENHQPPMRIIAPGRVYRRDTVDATHSAVFHQVEILAIDKGIKFTDLKGTIKEFLQRMFGSELPVQFRTSYFPFTEPSAEVDVQWQNKWLEVMGCGMVDPNVLKAVGYDPEVYTGFAAGFGVERFAMVLHQIDDIRRLYNSDLRFLRQF